TCTGGGAGACAGACTCCTGTCCTTTCCTTCAGGACTGCTGACACCCTCACTGTCCCCCAGCTGCAGCCTTGTAGGGCAGGGACCTGCCCTTGTCTCTATGCGCTGGATGCTTCTGCCCCCCCTACCACCCCTGGGCAGAGCTCTGGCCTGGGAAGAGGGGGATGAACCAGGGGACTCGGGGGCACACAGCCCCCATACTGAGGGGATCGGGCAGATGAGAGCTCTGTGAGGACCTCAGATCTGAACTCCATCTGCAAGGCTGTGTCCTCAGGCTACCATCCAGGAGGCCTGGAGTGGCATCCACTCCCTTCCTCCTTGGAATTATTAGGGGCCCCTCCtggcctggggaggaggggctcCTGCAGAGTCCCCTGAGGCTTTGAGAGGACCAGAAGGCTGGTGGGAGGTAAaggaggggaggcagggcaggggggATACCGGCCACACAGTATTCCTAGCCTCTTCTTTcccatccacccccacccctccaccaaaCACGATCCCTGGGTTAATTTTTAGCATTGCAGCTCGCACATTAGTCACTCCCTGTCACCCACCTACACGGCAGGAGGCTGCTGTGCTGGCGCCGTCATGCCATCAGCTGAGAGGTGGGATCCAGCCCCGCCCTGGGCACCTCCTCAGCCTCCTCGGGGTGCACACAGCCAGCCAGGAGCCCCCTTCGGCCTGGGTGAGGGGGACTGACATCACTGCCAACGCTAGCTGCCGAGGGGGAGCAGGCTGGTAGGAGAGGGGCTGGGAATCTGTTCTGGGAGGAGAAAGTCAGGGAGGCCCTGGCAGCCCCCCAACACCAGGAAGGTGCTAGGCGATGCCCAGGCAGCTGGGCTCCTGGCAGCCTGGGGCTCTGGGAACAAAGGTGTGAGAGGGCCCCTCCCCTAGACCTGAGCCCTGGGAGCGGCTGTTTGTCATCACAGCAGAGCAGCTGTTCAAACAGGGAGCTTGGGGAAGCTCCATTTTCTTAATCAAATGTCCTCCCTCCCCAGGACCAGGGAGGGCAGGGTGGCCAGGAGCAGGTGCCCCTGGCTGGAGCCAACACCCAGCCCCAAAGGGATTTGGTGAAAGGGGTCCAGAGATGCCAGCTACAGATGGAGCAGGGGAggggcctccccaccccactctccAGGACTGAAAGGTGCGGAGGTGGTGGTCACCCCTGTGCAGGGTTGGTCCCGAGGGGACGTTCTCGTGTATTGAGcagctgctgtgtgccaggctgtGTTAGACCCTGAAGGTACAGTGTAACAGTTGAGTTTTCCTGCCTTAAAAAGGCAAAAGGCAGATACAATGGATGTCAGTATAATTACCAATTGAGAGTAagtgctataaagaaaaaaaaaatagaggtctCAAGATAAATAATAATGGGGACAGGGAACTACTTTCAATCAGATCAGGGAAATCTCTTCTCCTCAAGGAGGTGATATTTAAGAGATCTGAGGTTGGAGGCATCAATCTTGCAAAGActcttccaggcagagggaacagtatGGGCAAAGGCCAGAGGCAGGAAAGAGCTTGGCATATTTGAGAATAGAACCAGAAAGAGCAGTGTGGCTTAAATATGATAAGTGACATAGAGGGAGAAACAATTTGAGCTTGAAAAGGACCCAGTTCCAAGACAGCCTCATGCAGGGCATCCCAGTACAGTTGCAGAGGTTGTGCACTGCACAGAGGCTCACAGTTGCCAAACTGTTGGCCTGTGTGGCTGCTGTCAACCCACAGGAAGGGATGCCTTTTCCTAATTTGTCTTCCCAGAGGGACAACATGTTATGGAGTTTGAGTTTTGGACAACATGATaaagagtttggattttttttttttttaactccagggAAAGCCCTAATGGGTTTTAAGCAGAGAAGGGTTGTGACCCAATTTCCTTTTTGGAAAGATCGCCCCAACTGCTGTGTAAAGGGATGGTCCAAGGGTAAGAGAGGAAGCAGGGAGCGCCTTCAGGAAGCAAGTGCCACGGGGCGGGAAGGAGAGTACAGGAGGTGGCCTGCCTGGGGGAGGGTGCTACTTAGACCTCTCAAGGGCACCCCTGTATGACGGTTACTGCCAGGGAGGAACACTAGCACAGGAGCCTCGAGCCTTGGGCCCTACTCTGCCACTTACTTGTGACCCTAGACAGCTCACTTGCCCTGGGTCACCTCAAAGAAGATGGTGATCACCTCTTGTAGACGCTTTGAGCACACACTGTGTTTATTGAGGTTCTATTATGTGTTCATGTTGGGCATGAAATAAAGCAGTGAATAAGACAGGAGAGGCCCGAGTCTGCTCTCAAAGAGTGTTCATCCTGTGGGGAAGGGAGCCAGGCAAAAACCCAAACCCATCCAAGTCAAGACAGTTTCAGATGGGGATGAGTAATATGATGCAAATAAAACAAGGCTCGGCCATATTTTAGACCAAATGGGAGGGCCCTGGGGAGGCCATGCTGAATACCAAAGGAGCCAACTGTGGACAGAGCAAGTGCAGAGACACTGAGGGCGGGACGCCTGAAGTGCCACATGGGCAAGGTGGCCAGAGCAGGGAGCGAGAGGGGAGGAAGAAGACGAGGCAGGCAGGGGTCAGATGCGCCTGCGTAGGGATTAGACTCTTATCCTGGGAGTGACGGGACACCTTTGAGGAGTTGTAGAACGAGTGACCCGTGATTTGGCCTGTCACAGGCTGGGGGGATGATGGCTAGGGACTCCTATGCAGGAGGCCCCAGATTCCTAGGAGAGAGCACGCCAAACAGCTGTTTACGCAAGGCTAGGTTTAGAGGAACCTCTACTCCAGCTGCTGTGGTATTTGGGGAGGGGGGGTTCTAGATGCATTAAACAAGAGGCCCAAGTTCTGAAGCAGTGTGGGGCCTCTAGTTCAGGCCCATACATGTAAGTCAGAATCCCCTAGTCTATTTCCCTGGCTGCAGGCTCCAAGCAAATAAGATGTAAAATAtagtgtgcgtgtctgtgtgtgtgttgaaggGCGGAGTGGTGGAGTCAGAGCTTGCCGGAGCCCAATCCTCCCCCTCAGGCAGTTACCACACTGACACAGATGCAAAAAACCGTCCATTTTATACAGTTTGTGGTTCAGAAGCAACAATATGCAAATGGTGGAACAGTCTGTACTGCCCTCACCCACCCGGATGTGCCCATTCCTATCTCCCAAGGGCAGAGGACCCAGGACCCCTGCCCAGTAGGACCCCACTTAGTTACAGGCCCCTAGGGGGGCCAAGCCCTTAAGGGTCAaggctgagagggagggagaccaGCACCTTGGGCCCCCTCAAGTGCCCACTGGATAACTGGAACTGTGTCTGTGTGGGGTGGGTAGGGGAACGACCGGGCGGAGGCCATTTCTCCCCGTGGCCAAGGGTGGGGAGCAAGTAAAGCTGAGGAGAGGGCTTCGTGGGACAGGGTCCCCCTACCTGGAGGAGGAGTTTTCCTGGACACCCCACAAGGCACTACTGACCCAGATGTAGGATGGCACGTCCCATTTTTGGCCCCCGAACCTCTCCCAACCCCGAACTCTCTGGTTCTCCTGTGCCCACCTCCCACTGTAGTTTGGGGGAGGACAACTAAAGAGGCCTGGGGCTGGGTTCACCACTCTGCAGAGACTTGCCAGGACCAGCTGGGGTTGCCAAGGACCCTCTCCGGCTACTCTGGGCTCTTGGAGTCCCCGTGGCGGCCAAACGACCGCCCCCGCCCCCTTTTTGCACTGGctggaaagaataaataaataaatacgttcccccgcccgcccccgcccctacAGCtggctctcctcctcctccagggagcgaTTGAGTCCGGGGATGAACTTGAGCAGCCGCCGGCGGAAGCTGCGGTACTTGGTTTTGCGCAGGCCGGGGCCACACAGGGCCTGCTCGCGAGCCTCAGTCCAGAGCGCGCTgggcgcgccgccgccgccgcccccggggCCCGCGCACCGCACGCTGGCGCTGCGGCTCAGCATCGCCCGGGACCCCGGGGCCGAAGCGTCCGCCGCGCCCGGTCCCGGCAGGCGCGcgaggggcggcggcggcggcggggggggCGCAGGCGGCTCAGCGCCCCCGAAGAAGCACGTGTGATAGACTGCATCGTCTGAGTCGCCCCCGGTCCGCCGCGCTCCCCCGCGGGAGCCTCCCGGGGCGGCCAGCAGAGGCCCGAAGGGCAGCGAGCCCGGGAGCAGGCCCGCGCCGTACAGGCAGGAGCGCACCGACTCCAGCGTGTCATAGATGCTCGGGTCCTTCACCACGAGACCTGGGGGCAGAAGacacggggcggggggggggcggggggcagacgTCAGAGGACACGGGTAGGGGACCTTCACCCCTTCCTGATGACCATCAGTGTGGCCCTTGGGCAAGTCAAAACTTTGAACCCTACTTCCCCGGTCTGTAAAACACGAATTATACACTCAGATCCTTATGAGGGtcgcgtgctgcaattcatggggtcgcaaagagttggacacgactgagcgactgaacggaactgaactgtgACACAAGAGTCAGGAAAGGGGCCTGAAACAAGCTTTTGGAGCCTTGGTgttcccacctgtaaaatggagatggttCTGTGTAGTAATTTCCTTCTGGGCACTATTGTGAGAATGAAAATATGTGGGCATCAGCCCAGGGCAGCATTGTACCCAGAGTAGTAGTTCAGCAAAACTTGGAAGGGGAAGTAACGGACTAGTTCCTAGGGGGAAGCAGGTATGGGGGTAGAGATGGGGGCACAAGTGACCCTTCCCAACACTGATCTACTCACCATGCACCAGCCGCTGCTCCTGCACCATCAGGGACCTGTATTCTCCCCACTTCTCATACAGGGTTTGCTGCAAGAGACACACCCACCTGTCAGGAGTCAGCAAGAAACTAACCAGGGTGGCTACAGACTGAGGGATCGGGGAGTACAGAAGAAACCTTAAGGTTAAAAGGAGGTCAGGCAGATAAACGACCCCCCAAAAAGAGTAGGAGGATtcctctggtggttcagtgattaagactctgtgttcccagagAGGGAACTAAGCCTcccatgccataactaaagatcctgcgtgccacagtgaatatcccacatgccacaactaagacccagcacaaccaggaaaaaaaaaaaaacaaacagtggggcctgcaggggcaggggcttggGAAGAGGAACCTGGCGGCTGGATGGTTTCCAGGCTGCTTTACCTTCAGGTACTGCAGACGAGCCTCCAGTTCCGCCTTCCTAATTGATGTCCCGTACAGAGTTTCCAGTCTGAGGAGACAGGGGAATCAAAGGATGAGTGGGCCCACAGGGTGGGGAAGAAAGGCTGCGCTCAGGAATCCCCTAGAGACCACAACACCTGGATGTACCTGAGAACGTTGCCAGATGCCTTAATGATGTCGACAATCTCCCGATGTCGGATGCCTTCCACATTCAGGCCGTTGACGCTGGCAATGGTATCCCCTGCCAAGCAGAGAGGGGATCAGCATTTGCTCCACGGGGCGTGTGGAAGAATTTCAGTCCCCTATCTTCACCACAAAGGGTAGGGGTAATAACCCCACAGAACTCTCCTGAGCTTCCTACCCCCACTCATGGTTCTGGGGCGATCTTGTGCAGACCTGGCACCCTAGCATAGGGGCCAGGACCCTCAAACATCCACATCCTCATCCTCATCTCACTCTCAGGAAGCTCTGTCCCCAAAGGCTGAGCCCTCCCAGCAAGCCTGGGCTTCCCCCAGAGCTGGTTATTTCGGTCCAGCCCACAGGCTGTCACCAGAGAAACCCAGCTGAGACAGGAAGGCAGGAGGGTGAGGAGCACCACGCCGGGAACGTTAACACTGGCTCCCAAGCTTGAGGCCTCAACCTCTGACACCCTAGGCTGCTGCAGAGCCTCCCGACCTCCAGCAGAGCAGACCACCCTCTCTTAGGACCCACTGCCCAATTGGAAAAGGAGGGGTGGACCCCTGTGGTGGCTACCAAGGGGATGAGAAACCATCTTGCAAAGCTGCAGTATACCACTTAGCTACCAGAGGCTGCTGGTGAATGGGCAAGGAGATGAAGGCTTCCAGAAAGAAAATGGGTATAGAATTGGAGGGGGGGTGGCGAGGGTGCTCAGTTCGTGCAGTCTCAGGCTGCCCCTTCCGGGACTTGGGGCTCTAGATTTGGCCAGTCCCAAAGGTCTCCTACTGGCAGCACCATGTCCTTGTTAGAGGAAGTATCATAAGTACCCCAGTACTGGGCCAGGTTGGAAACACGATGGACTTGCTCTCTCGATGACTCCTGCCCATGCTGGGTTGCCAGATCGCCAGGAGGAGGCAGAATAGCTGTGGCAATATCTGCCATTTCCCAGGCAGGCCCTGGCTTTGTGCCCAGGAAAGCCCCTCACCACACTGATATGAGGACATGTTACTGCCTCCAGTGTTGGGAATATTCAAGATCATACAGTAAATGGTAAATCTACCAACTCATTCTTCTTTCTGGCCTTCTCGAaataggaggaggaaggagaactgATTGGATTTCTTGCCCCATCTGCTTGGGAATAAGGTCATACTCCCTTCCCAGAGCCCCGTGTCCTGGGCTCAGGCCCCACCTGGTGTGAGCCCTGCCAGCTGGGCAGGGCTGGACTCATGAACCCGGCAGACAAAGGTCACCATCTCCACACGCTGCTCCTCTCGATGGTGAAGGCCATACGTCTGTAACAGGCAAGGGGACCCTCAGCCCAGGGGTGGAGCAGGATCCACCCGTCCCTCAGACTGCCTCCCAacccttccctccctctgcacCCAGCTTCTCTCCCACCTGGATCTCAAAGCCAAAGGTCTGGTTCTCCTCCTTCTCCAAAGTCAGCACTttcctgcaggagacacaggggccATCTCATCAAGTCTGTCAGGAttaaagaggagcctggcaggccaatAGTGTGGCCCTCCCCTGATGCCAGAGTCTGCTCTGGAACATCAAGGCAGGGCTTACTGTCTCCAGTGACAAGCCACACTCATCCCCAGCTGTTGGAATGTCCTTCCCCATACTGAAATCAGCTTCATCGAGCCACACAAAATCAATCCCCTCGAGTGGGGGACACACTGCAATGGCTAGCCCCCAGAGCCAGTTGAACTAGTTGAGTTTTTCGGCCACACTCCCAGCTTCCTAGTGAGCCCCAGAATACTACTGACTGACTAGCTGAGGCCCCCAATTCGGCCCCAGCCTGGAGCGCTGTCTGCTCCAGAGCCTTGGGGAGAGGGctggccccacccccagaggCCGGTCACGAGGCTCAGCCCGGACCCCAGCTGCCCCTCCCAGCTGCGGTGAGGCCAGCCCACCAGATGtgagggctggggggaggggagactcGAGGCCGCCCCTTCCCGCACTGAAGGCCTGCCCACTGGACACAATGGTCTGGAGCTGCTCCAGATCTTCGTCTGCTGGGGGAGCCCAGAGTTTCCTCTGCCCACTCCCACCCCCTTCCTTCCCGCCCCGCCAGAAGCCGAGCTGAAGCAGCCTCCAAAGTCTCCTTCAAGGCTCTCGGCCTCAGCAAGGCCCTGGAGACCCAGGCCTCTCAGTGCCCAGCCTGACCCACATACCCGCCCCCCAAAAGCTGATCGGCAACTCCCTACCCCAGCGCGAGCtcctccctgcattgcaggcaggccttttcctctctgtgtgtatttgggccggggtgggggtgggggcagggtgacTGTGTCTACTCCAGTGCTCCCTGGTTTTCTAAAAGGGTTGGCAAAGTTTTCCTGCAAAGGGTCAGACGGTAAAtatttcagcttttcttttcGAGACCTGAATTATTTGACAGCCTCTGTCTTATATtgttctttgtctttatttttacaaCCCTTGAGAAATATCAAAACAACTCTCAGCTCAAGGCCAATCTGGCCAGCAGGCCACAGTCTGCTGATCCATTTTAGAAACCAGGCTCACATCAGGATGGGACACAGGCAGAGTAGGGCTAGTCCTTCTGCCCTCACCCCAGGCCCTTCCTTAGAGGCCACCACCGATGGGACTAGCAGAGCACTGAGGTTTTGGGTGCAGGGCTAGACAGTCGAGCAGCTGGATGCAGCTTGCCATGGTGTGGGCCTTCAGGGTTTGTTGGGCTGGGAAGGCCCAGGGGAGCCCCCCAAActcctcctgcttccctcttcCCAGATCCAGATTTCTCCAGGGAGGGGTGACTGGCAGGGACTGGGGGTGGTTTAAGGAGCACCTGATGACTCAAaagtccctccctccttcctctgccacccccttcacACAGCCCACACCCCCACCTGCCCCTCATTCCTGGTGAGGGCACCGTGCTGAAAGGGTGGGAGCACGACTCCCCCTGGGTGGGCTGAGATGCTGTGTCgtgctgccccctccccagcactTCATCCTTTGGAccagggcagaggtgggggtACTGGTGACTCACCGCTGCTGTTCAGGACTCTGGCTGAGGTTCTTCCAGCGGAATCCTGAGccctgggtgggaaggagagtCAGGAAGAAGCAGGTGAGAGGGAGGTGTCCTGGAGCAGATGCTGAGAGCCCTCCTTTGTGGGGTTCCTCGCCTGGGCTCAAGTCCTAGACCCAGCATCTCACTTCCTGTTGCCTATCTGTCCTGTTCCAGCTCCACACCTGCTCTTCTGATGCTGGAGTAACTAACCCTAGAGTGCCACCATCAATATCACTCCACAGCTTTCTCCCTAAGCTTTATCCCCACAACTGGGACCTCGGGAACACAACAATCTCCTGGGCTCCAGATGCATGAACCTCTAAGTCCTGTCCTGGTTCCTAGTCTGGAAGGGGTGGGGGTTTTCATGACTCTAGGTAGAATAGCCTCTGCCCCCAGGGTGCATGTCTGCAGGGGCTCGGCACCCTAGACCCCAAAAGGTGAAGCAGGGGCTCTTCCTAGATATTATTCAGAGAAGGGCAGGGGCCCCTGGGCTTGCCTATCAAGACATTTCAGAGCCACCAAGGCCAGTCAGATCTCTTCTAATTTCTCAGTCACAGAGAGTGGCTTGCAGGAGCTGGGGTCAGGGGCCCTGGTCTAGAGGGCTGGAATCTCAGCTTAAGCATGGTAAGGCAGGGGATAGAGGGGCCAAGCCCCCTCCCTCAAACTATGGAGTCCAGCTGCAGGTGGCCAGCTGTGCCCAGCTCCACCTGGGTCCCTCAGCATTGTGATACATGTTGTTGCTTTCTGggacaaaacaaaaactttgatCTCAGACTTGTTAAGTCTCACTACACTCAAGGAGAGAGATGGGAaggttttgttattgttgtttggttggtttcatttgctttttggtAGGAGGGACGACAGAGCTGAGGGACTCCCTACCTCTTTTGGGTCCTTGAGAAACTAAAGCAGTGTCTTTCCCTCCCTAAATGACTGATGCTTGGAAGAAGCTCGGTTCCAGATCAGCCCTTGCCCCGCGAGCCCCAAACAATCCAGGAGCTTCCTGGTCAGTGCGCTAGTTAACTCTCCCCCCAGGCTACCCCGaggccaggaagagaaggaagcccTCCTTCTCTAGAACCTTACAGACGGGCCTCAAGGGTGGGGACAGTTCCCAAACGGGCCAGGGAGGAAGGACTGGGCAGCATAGAGAGACCCCTTTGTCTTTCCACCCGATTTTcataaaatgcaaattctcaacAAGCTGTTCATTGTGTTGGGGGGGGAGCCAGGGgccagaggaagaggagggggggCTGAGCTGGGAAAGGCCACCAGTCCCCTCTCCTTAACCTGGGTCTTGAGTTTCCTTTCTGAGCGCTCGGGTCCCCGTCGGGCCAGAGGAAAAGCCCGGCGGAGGGGGAGACTTCGAGGGCGGGCGCGGCCCGCATCCTTCCTGCCCAGCGGGCGCCCTGCGAACCCTCCCACCGCGTCCGGTCGCCGCTGACGTCCAGGGAGCCGTGGCCTCGCGCCCCGCACCTCAGACGCAGGGTGAGGCGGCCGAGCCCAGGAATTCCGGCGCCCCCTCGGAAGGGTGAGCTTTCGGAGTCGGCGGCCCCGCAGGCACTTCCTTGGCGAGAGTCCCACCCCGGGCCCGCCGACTCTCAACTTGAATCGACTAGCGGCCGGACCCCAGCTCGAGGCCTCTTGCTCCCACGGGAGAAGCCGGGGCGGGGGGATCCTGGGGACCTCAATACTCCTGGACGCGGGGaggcggggctggggcggggtggCGATGGCCGGTTGGGGCGAGGGGAAGGCAACTTGAGGAAGCAGCAGGAAGGAGAGCAGCGAGACGGGGCAGCGGCGCGTGGGGAGTGGAGAGCCGCCCAGCTCGCGAGCGGCGTGGAGCCGGGGATGGGGGAGTTTGCGCCTTCTGAGCAGAGGGGTCGAGGGGACCCAGCAGGATCTGAAGGTGTCCGTGGGGATCAGAGGCCGGGGGAGGAACTGGGGGACTCGGGGACCCCAGGAGTATGGTGTGGGTGGGGATCCTCAGGCGTCCATGGGGACCGGGGGCCGAGGGGGTCCGCGGGAGTTGGGGAGGTACGCACCTTTCGGCGGGGCAGGGTGCCCCCGGACACCGCGAGCGCGCGATACAGCTCGGCGGGGTGGTAGTCCTCCAGCGCTGCGTACAGCTCGTCCCCGGGGGTCCCAGGGCCGGCGGCTGCAGCAGGGGGGCCCGAGGCCGGGGTCGGGGTCGGAGCGGCGGGAGCGGCTTCCGAGTCAGGAGCCCGAGCGGAGGGGTCTGGGGCGGCCGCCGCCTCCTCTTTCTGCTGCAGCTTCCTGAGTCGGCGAAGGGTCATGGCTCCGGCGCCCCTCTCTGGTGGCGCTTTCTCCGCGCGGCGGGGCTGGCGGTGGCTCTAGGATGCCAGCCTGGAGAGTGGTGGGTCGCCTCCCTTTATAGGCTCGGGGAGCGGGGCGGGCTGAAGGGGCGGGCGGGGAGCGGCCTCACGGGGCCTCGCCCCCTACGCGGTTGGCTCCGCCTTCGGGGCGGAGCCCGCTGCTCCGGAGCCCCGCCCACTACTCCTGAGCCTTGCCTAGACCAGGGAAACCCTTGGGGACCTCGAGCTCCCGGCCCTAGGGGGAAAAGCTAGCAGCTGAAaggagcgggggcggggcggggggcgttGCAGGGCATCCCGGGGCGGACTATGGGTCTCTATGATACCTGAGAGACGGGGAGCCTGTGAAGCGGCTTGTGCACGAGATTTGGCAGTGGAGTGACAGTAAGGAGTCTTTAGAAGGAGGTTTGGAGGC
This window of the Bos taurus isolate L1 Dominette 01449 registration number 42190680 breed Hereford chromosome 5, ARS-UCD2.0, whole genome shotgun sequence genome carries:
- the TAMALIN gene encoding protein TAMALIN; this translates as MTLRRLRKLQQKEEAAAAPDPSARAPDSEAAPAAPTPTPASGPPAAAAGPGTPGDELYAALEDYHPAELYRALAVSGGTLPRRKGSGFRWKNLSQSPEQQRKVLTLEKEENQTFGFEIQTYGLHHREEQRVEMVTFVCRVHESSPAQLAGLTPGDTIASVNGLNVEGIRHREIVDIIKASGNVLRLETLYGTSIRKAELEARLQYLKQTLYEKWGEYRSLMVQEQRLVHGLVVKDPSIYDTLESVRSCLYGAGLLPGSLPFGPLLAAPGGSRGGARRTGGDSDDAVYHTCFFGGAEPPAPPPPPPPPLARLPGPGAADASAPGSRAMLSRSASVRCAGPGGGGGGAPSALWTEAREQALCGPGLRKTKYRSFRRRLLKFIPGLNRSLEEEESQL